One Verrucomicrobiia bacterium genomic window, CCCCAGATCGTGGGCGGCGATTATTTCCCGGCAAGTTGACGGTGTCCTCTTGCTGCGCGCTTGCCCCTTAAGCTCGAAGGTCTTTGAGTGGCTGGCCCGGGCCATGCTCTGTAAAGGGATTCTCGAGCGCCAGGCTGAAAAACGGGCTGGTTGGGATGCAGCTTGGACAATACGAATGCCAAAATAATGGACACCAGTGCCACCGAGTTGCCGCAGACCTTTTATCAGGGGCGCGTCATGCTCGGGAAGCCAGGCCACCGCGATGTTCCGCCCGAAAGAGATAAGTTTAAGAAAGGTGTCCTTATTGGCAGCATCTCATTGTGCCTGGCTGGCTGCAGCCTGGTCCAGGTAGTCACACCCGCCAAAACACCGGAGAAACCTGCGGCTGTCGAAACGCCAACGAATCGGACCACTTCAATTACGGGTCCGGCAAGACATTCTGAAGAGCCGCAAAGGGCCTCTCCTATCGTCGCTCGTCAATCATCTCAGAGCCTCGTCATTGCCAATCCCCCTTCCCGGCCTGTTCCGACTACAGCGACTAAGGGAGCCGAACAACTGACTGAACCGATTCCAGCCGCTCTCGAACTCCCGGCAACACCCACCAGAACACAACCCCAGTCAGCCCATGTCCAGGCGCCTCTTACAGTGCCGGCTGCGGCCGCGATTAGTGACCCGACTCCGAACCAACTGGTCCTGAAAGGACCGCCTCAACCGCAGCGAGTTGTCGGAGAGGATCGAAAAGCCTATTATCTTCTGGGGCTGTTGCTCTGTGTGGCGGCATTGGCAGGAGCCTGGCGGCTGTATCCTTTTGGCCGCAAACAAAAGTCGCCGCAAGGAAACAAAGATGATCTCATTACCCCGCCGGGGTTCGTTCTCAAAGAAGCCCCCGCCTGCGCCGCTGAACCGATGATCGGAACCATTTCGTTCCCTGGGGAAAAGGCTCGCAAAAAGAGCAAATGATAGCGGCGATTTCTTTCCGCTTTCCACTTTCTGCTTTATCCAATGAAATCCTTCCTTTCCACTCTGCTGCCGTGCGCTATGATCGGACGCATCTATGATTACGGCCATTCAGCTCCGCCGCCATTTCGCCAGTGATAACTATGCCGGGATTTGCCCGGAGGCCTTTGCCGCCCTGGTGGAATGCAACGAAGGCCATGAGGTCAGCTACGGGGATGATTCCTGGACACAAAAGGCCTCCAACCTCCTGCGCGAGGTGTTCGAGACCCATTGCGAAGTGTTTTTTGTCTTTAATGGCACCTCGGCCAACGCGCTGGCGCTGGCTTCTCTATGCCAATCTTACCACAGCATCCTCTGCCACGAGGTAGCTCACGTCGAAGGCTCCGAGTGCGGGGCGCCCGAGTTCTTTGCAAACGGCACTAAGGTGCTGCTGCTGCCCGGCGCTATCGGAAAGATCGATCCCAAATCCATTGAAGGGGCCGTCAACAAGCGGACCGACATCCACTATCCCAAACCGCGCGCCCTGAGCCTGACGCAGGGGACCGAGGTCGGCACGGTTTATTCCCTGGAGGAGTTGCGCCAATTGGCAGATGTGGCCCGCCATTTCCAATTGCGCATTCAGATGGACGGCGCCCGCTTCGCCAATGCCGTCGTGTCGCTCGGAGTTGCTCCGAAGGAAATCACTTGGCAATCGGGTGTCGACGTTCTGTGTTTTGGCGGGACCAAGAACGGGCTGGCAGTGGGCGAGGCGGTGGTTTTCTTCAATTCGGAGGCGGCGCGGGAATTTGATTATCGTTGCAAGCAAGGCGGCCAATTAGCCTCCAAAATGCGGTTCCTTTCGGCTCCGTGGGTGGGCATGTTGCAGGATGGCGCCTGGCTGCGGCACGCCCGCCACTCCAATGCGATGGCCCAACGCCTCGAGGCGGCAATCCGGCCCATGCCCGGCGTCCAAATTGCTTACCCGGTTCAGACCAACGCGGTTTTTGCTAAAATCCCCGAACCGGTGGTGCAGGCAATGCACGAGCGGGGCTGGAAGTTTTACACGCATGTTGGTGGCTGGGATGAGTCACGGCTCATGTGCAGTTGGGATACAACAACCGAGGACGTGGACTCCTTTGCTGCGGACTTAAACGAGTGTTTGACACTTCGATAGAATTCCCTATGAGCATGTTCCCGGTCAGTCAGGAAAAGGAAACACAACTGGCTCGGCGCATGGCCGCTCTCGGCGCCAAGGAGAGCGAT contains:
- a CDS encoding low specificity L-threonine aldolase, which produces MITAIQLRRHFASDNYAGICPEAFAALVECNEGHEVSYGDDSWTQKASNLLREVFETHCEVFFVFNGTSANALALASLCQSYHSILCHEVAHVEGSECGAPEFFANGTKVLLLPGAIGKIDPKSIEGAVNKRTDIHYPKPRALSLTQGTEVGTVYSLEELRQLADVARHFQLRIQMDGARFANAVVSLGVAPKEITWQSGVDVLCFGGTKNGLAVGEAVVFFNSEAAREFDYRCKQGGQLASKMRFLSAPWVGMLQDGAWLRHARHSNAMAQRLEAAIRPMPGVQIAYPVQTNAVFAKIPEPVVQAMHERGWKFYTHVGGWDESRLMCSWDTTTEDVDSFAADLNECLTLR